The following are from one region of the Gemmatimonadota bacterium genome:
- a CDS encoding PIN domain-containing protein, giving the protein MRGPLFVDTSAWYPLADSLHSDHELLAAALRARVHAGARIVTTNLVLAETHALLLRRAGRDIALTFARTVRQPPNSVEYSTAEREEAALSNWLERFSDQRFSLTDAVSFVVMAELGIREALALDQHFATAGFVLISD; this is encoded by the coding sequence ATGAGGGGCCCACTTTTCGTCGACACGAGCGCTTGGTATCCCTTGGCCGACTCCTTGCACTCGGACCATGAACTGCTCGCGGCCGCTCTGCGGGCGCGGGTGCATGCGGGGGCACGGATCGTGACAACGAACCTGGTGCTCGCGGAGACGCACGCGCTGCTCTTGCGCCGGGCTGGTCGGGACATAGCGCTCACGTTCGCGCGTACCGTGCGACAGCCTCCCAACTCTGTGGAGTACAGCACGGCCGAGCGCGAAGAGGCGGCACTCAGCAACTGGTTGGAACGGTTCAGCGACCAGCGCTTCTCGCTTACAGACGCGGTGAGCTTCGTCGTCATGGCTGAGTTGGGGATCCGTGAAGCGTTGGCCCTCGACCAGCACTTCGCTACGGCCGGTTTCGTGTTGATCTCCGACTAG
- a CDS encoding DUF1905 domain-containing protein, giving the protein MDSSTQGGPASGPSVTEGWGRTPVVATVDGHTWKTSAGLDWIH; this is encoded by the coding sequence ATCGATTCCTCCACACAGGGTGGTCCAGCAAGTGGTCCCTCCGTCACGGAAGGCTGGGGCCGCACACCCGTCGTCGCAACGGTTGACGGGCACACGTGGAAGACCAGCGCTGGCCTTGACTGGATACACTGA
- a CDS encoding M28 family peptidase produces MPRVHVRLSLAVLTGVATLAFTPTQSADDTLLGFTAESTRVQRDLEARFDAQLDADNLRDWMRQLSRHPTHVGSPGAKANAEWIAEQFRSWGFDTRIDEYQVLFPTPRERMVELVAPTRYMLRLAEPVLEADATSGVTQDRLPPYNAYSADGDVEAEVVYVNYGIPGDYEELERRGIDVRGKIVLARYGGSWRGIKPKVAADRGAIATLIYSDPRDDGYFQGDVYPDGPYRMEHGVQRGSVEDMPQYPGDPLTPGVGATADAERYTVEESPTIMKIPVLPISYGDAKPILEALEGPVAPASWRGALPLTYHLGPGPARVHMRVAFNWDLTPAYDVIAVLRGSEYPDQWVIRGNHFDGWVFGAGDPLSGMVALLEEARVVGELARSGWRPKRTIVYTAWDAEEPGLLGSTEWAEHHRDELQDKAVAYINTDGNGRGFLGVGGSHTLERFVNQIGPDVQDPQTGVSVRERLRARILVSDDSEAAARTDLPISPLGSGSDYTPFLQHLGIASLNIGYGGENGGGSYHSIFDSFDHYTRFGDPTFEYGVALAETAGRATLRLANADVIPLRFGNFADNVRTYLNEVEQLAETMRTETVRHNRLVDEGAFVLAADPTKTYVPPDRKEPVPYLNFAPLQNAITRLEGAAAQYDERLASTMGHWGQSGVDRDVADRLNDILQGMEQRMTRREGLPRRPWYRHMIYAPGFWTGYGVKTLPGVREGIEEREWEEVRLFVREIAAALDRVSDGLEEAVEVLG; encoded by the coding sequence ATGCCCCGCGTTCACGTACGTCTCAGCCTGGCTGTCCTGACCGGCGTCGCCACGCTCGCGTTCACTCCCACCCAGAGCGCCGACGACACGCTACTGGGCTTCACCGCCGAGAGCACACGCGTGCAGCGCGATCTCGAGGCGCGCTTCGACGCGCAACTCGACGCCGACAACCTTCGAGACTGGATGCGGCAGCTCAGCCGCCATCCCACCCACGTCGGGTCGCCGGGCGCAAAAGCCAACGCCGAGTGGATCGCCGAGCAGTTCCGGTCCTGGGGCTTCGACACACGGATCGACGAGTATCAGGTCCTCTTCCCCACGCCCCGGGAGCGTATGGTGGAGCTTGTGGCTCCCACACGCTACATGCTCAGGCTCGCCGAGCCCGTGCTGGAAGCCGACGCCACGTCGGGTGTGACCCAGGACCGGCTGCCCCCGTACAACGCTTATTCCGCGGATGGCGACGTCGAGGCGGAAGTGGTCTACGTGAACTACGGAATTCCCGGCGACTACGAGGAGCTCGAGCGCCGCGGGATCGACGTTCGCGGCAAGATCGTACTCGCGCGCTACGGCGGATCATGGCGCGGCATCAAGCCGAAGGTGGCGGCAGATCGGGGCGCCATCGCCACGCTCATCTACTCCGACCCCCGCGATGACGGATACTTCCAGGGCGATGTGTATCCCGACGGCCCCTATCGCATGGAGCACGGTGTCCAGCGAGGCTCGGTCGAGGACATGCCCCAATATCCCGGGGATCCGCTCACCCCCGGCGTAGGCGCCACTGCCGATGCCGAGCGGTACACCGTGGAGGAGTCCCCCACGATCATGAAGATCCCGGTGCTCCCCATCTCCTACGGCGACGCCAAGCCAATCCTGGAGGCCTTGGAGGGTCCGGTCGCGCCCGCGTCGTGGCGGGGGGCTCTGCCCCTCACCTATCACCTCGGTCCAGGCCCCGCACGGGTTCACATGAGGGTGGCGTTCAACTGGGACCTGACGCCCGCCTATGACGTGATCGCCGTCCTACGTGGGTCGGAGTACCCCGATCAGTGGGTCATCCGTGGAAACCACTTCGACGGATGGGTGTTCGGCGCTGGGGATCCCTTGAGCGGCATGGTCGCCCTCCTGGAGGAAGCCCGCGTGGTCGGAGAGCTGGCGCGATCGGGATGGAGGCCGAAGCGAACCATCGTGTACACAGCGTGGGATGCTGAGGAGCCCGGACTTCTGGGGTCGACCGAATGGGCCGAGCACCACCGGGACGAGTTGCAGGACAAGGCCGTGGCGTACATCAATACTGACGGGAACGGCCGCGGCTTCTTGGGCGTCGGTGGGTCTCACACACTGGAACGCTTCGTAAACCAGATCGGCCCCGACGTGCAGGACCCACAGACTGGCGTCTCGGTGCGAGAGCGGCTGAGGGCCCGGATTCTGGTGAGCGATGACAGCGAAGCGGCCGCTCGCACCGACCTTCCTATCTCTCCGCTCGGGTCGGGGTCGGACTACACTCCATTCCTCCAGCACCTGGGTATCGCATCGTTGAACATCGGGTACGGCGGTGAGAACGGAGGCGGATCGTACCATTCCATCTTCGACTCCTTCGATCACTACACGCGCTTCGGCGATCCCACGTTCGAGTATGGAGTCGCGCTCGCCGAGACGGCCGGGCGGGCCACACTGCGCCTGGCCAACGCGGACGTGATCCCGCTGCGATTCGGCAACTTCGCCGACAACGTGCGCACGTACCTGAACGAAGTGGAGCAGTTGGCCGAGACCATGCGGACCGAAACGGTACGCCATAACCGCCTGGTAGACGAAGGGGCCTTCGTCCTGGCCGCCGACCCCACCAAGACCTACGTGCCCCCCGACAGGAAGGAGCCCGTACCTTACCTGAACTTCGCTCCCCTCCAGAACGCCATCACGCGTCTGGAAGGGGCGGCCGCCCAGTACGACGAACGACTCGCTTCGACGATGGGCCACTGGGGCCAAAGCGGCGTGGACAGGGACGTGGCCGACCGGTTGAATGACATCCTGCAGGGAATGGAGCAGCGCATGACGCGCCGCGAGGGGCTGCCGCGGCGCCCCTGGTACCGCCACATGATCTACGCGCCGGGCTTCTGGACCGGGTATGGCGTGAAGACGCTTCCTGGCGTGCGGGAGGGCATCGAGGAGCGGGAGTGGGAGGAGGTGCGGCTCTTCGTACGGGAGATCGCCGCGGCGTTGGACCGGGTGAGCGATGGGCTGGAGGAGGCGGTGGAGGTGCTCGGCTAG
- a CDS encoding type II toxin-antitoxin system VapC family toxin, giving the protein MMQAVVFDASAIVGFILDPPSHPLVVEMVENEACEILVPHVCDLEIVLALRSVVRRRLADADRARAALRHYMELPIERLSHLPFLDRVFEMRDNFSAYDAVYVALADAFEAPFHTADAQLARAVREHTGVQVAEV; this is encoded by the coding sequence ATGATGCAGGCGGTCGTCTTCGATGCCTCAGCCATCGTCGGATTCATCTTGGACCCACCCAGTCACCCGCTGGTGGTGGAGATGGTCGAGAACGAGGCTTGCGAGATTCTCGTACCGCATGTCTGTGATCTCGAGATTGTTTTGGCCCTACGCAGTGTCGTCCGCCGTCGGCTAGCGGATGCCGACCGGGCACGAGCCGCCCTTCGTCATTATATGGAGCTCCCGATCGAGCGCCTCTCTCACCTCCCGTTTCTCGACCGCGTGTTCGAGATGCGCGACAACTTCTCCGCATATGATGCCGTGTACGTGGCGCTGGCGGACGCCTTCGAGGCGCCGTTCCACACGGCCGATGCACAGCTCGCCCGCGCCGTCCGCGAACACACGGGGGTCCAGGTCGCAGAGGTGTGA
- a CDS encoding glycosyl hydrolase produces the protein MRFLAQTVVLGALAATAIVPAAAAAQATAQIADALDSLKLREVGPAVAGGRIADIKVDPENTSVWYVAVGSGGLWKTTNAGTTWTPVFDDQPSYSIGTVAIDPTNPEVVWVGTGENVSGRHVGWGSGVYRSRDGGATWQNVGLESSEHIGKILIHPGDGSTVLVAAEGPLWASGGERGVFKTSDGGETWSHVLDIDENTGVTDLEFDPSDPAVVYAAAYQRRRHVWGLMSGGESSGIYKSTDGGDSWREVTTGLPKGDMGKIGLAVTLADPDLVYATIEADDAERGFYRSTDKGESWQRRNGYISGGTGPHYYQEIEASPTDPDLVIQMDVFFQITRDGGTTFDNLGTGREKHSDNHALWIDPDNTQHMLAGTDAGLYETFDQGTTWRHFPNMPISQFYKVALSNSEPFYEILGGAQDLGTLWGPARTMNTEGVRNSDWHFPMGADGYGVQIDPSDPDVLYLMTQQGNLYRTDRRSEESIRIQPQPAPGDPPERWNWDSPIMISPHDSDRLYFASQRLWRSSDRGDSWTAVSGDLTTNTNRYELPYMGRVWELDAMHDNGAMSQYATVTTISESPITEGLLYTGSDDGLIHASTDGGQTWTRAAPLPGVPERSFINKVEADLHSSGTVFALADAHKQGDYSPYVFESTDNGASWTSIRGDLPDGTILWAIQQDHVIPDLLFLAAEYGIYFSPNRGENWHMLSAGAPTIAFRDIKIHRRDDDLVGATFGRGFYILDDYSPLREIANGALEGEGGVMPVRDAWWYVPYATNQAQGRPTLGSTAYAAPNPDFGATFTYYLKEASQNPSDMRETTERELRERGGDAPFPGYEVLRAEAAESGARVLLQVSDAAGDPVRWVEGPARAGLHRVTWDLRRPAPNPIDLSTPSFTPPWVTDPFGPLTAPGTYSVQMVLVSADGVEEIGGVQSFEVKPVPNAPPGTDFVAVADFQYQTSELSRRVSAAGGEITRVRERLRYMRAALVQTPRADPALFGRMDEIGRTLDGLSLRLQDDPIRGSLNESSVPTISNRVGNVIGGHWSTRQNPTATQRMNIEIAQRDFAVLELELIELIDGRLLAVEEALAESGAPWTPGAHLAIRSLPRPRIILP, from the coding sequence ATGCGTTTCCTCGCCCAGACCGTCGTCCTCGGCGCGCTGGCCGCCACGGCGATCGTCCCGGCCGCTGCCGCGGCTCAGGCCACCGCCCAGATTGCGGACGCCCTCGATTCTCTGAAACTCCGTGAGGTTGGCCCCGCCGTCGCCGGAGGCCGCATCGCCGACATCAAGGTCGACCCGGAGAACACGTCCGTCTGGTACGTCGCCGTTGGCTCCGGAGGTCTCTGGAAGACCACCAACGCTGGCACGACGTGGACCCCCGTCTTCGACGATCAGCCGAGCTATTCGATCGGCACCGTTGCGATCGACCCCACGAACCCTGAGGTGGTCTGGGTCGGCACGGGCGAGAACGTCAGCGGTCGCCACGTGGGCTGGGGATCAGGTGTCTACAGAAGTAGAGATGGCGGCGCGACCTGGCAGAACGTCGGCCTGGAATCCTCCGAGCACATCGGCAAGATCCTCATCCACCCGGGTGATGGGAGTACCGTGCTGGTCGCCGCCGAGGGCCCGCTGTGGGCATCCGGAGGAGAGCGGGGCGTCTTCAAGACGAGCGATGGCGGGGAGACGTGGAGCCACGTGCTCGACATCGACGAGAACACGGGGGTCACGGACCTCGAGTTCGACCCGAGCGATCCCGCCGTCGTGTACGCCGCGGCATACCAGCGGCGCAGGCACGTCTGGGGCCTGATGTCCGGGGGCGAGAGCTCGGGCATCTACAAGTCGACCGATGGCGGGGACAGTTGGCGAGAGGTGACAACCGGACTCCCGAAGGGTGATATGGGTAAGATCGGCCTTGCCGTGACGCTGGCCGACCCGGACCTCGTGTACGCCACCATCGAGGCGGACGACGCCGAGCGCGGCTTCTATCGCTCGACGGACAAGGGTGAGAGCTGGCAGCGCCGGAACGGCTACATCTCCGGAGGCACGGGCCCCCACTACTACCAGGAGATCGAGGCGTCGCCCACCGACCCCGACCTCGTGATCCAGATGGACGTCTTCTTCCAGATCACGCGCGACGGCGGGACGACCTTCGACAACCTGGGCACGGGGCGCGAGAAGCACTCGGACAACCACGCGCTCTGGATCGATCCGGACAACACGCAGCACATGCTTGCGGGCACCGACGCGGGGCTCTACGAGACCTTCGATCAGGGCACGACCTGGCGGCACTTCCCGAACATGCCCATCTCGCAGTTCTACAAGGTCGCTCTCTCCAACTCGGAGCCGTTTTACGAGATCCTGGGTGGGGCGCAGGACCTGGGCACGCTCTGGGGCCCGGCGCGCACGATGAACACCGAGGGCGTGCGCAACTCGGACTGGCACTTCCCCATGGGCGCCGACGGCTACGGCGTCCAGATCGATCCGTCGGATCCGGACGTCCTCTATCTCATGACGCAGCAGGGGAACCTGTACCGCACCGATCGCAGAAGTGAGGAGTCGATCCGGATCCAGCCGCAGCCAGCCCCTGGCGATCCGCCGGAGCGTTGGAATTGGGATTCGCCGATCATGATCAGCCCGCATGACTCCGACCGGCTCTACTTCGCCTCGCAGCGACTCTGGCGCAGCTCCGATCGGGGCGACTCATGGACTGCTGTCAGCGGTGACCTGACCACGAACACCAATCGATACGAGCTACCGTATATGGGCCGCGTCTGGGAGCTGGACGCGATGCACGACAACGGCGCGATGTCGCAGTACGCCACGGTGACGACGATCTCGGAGTCGCCCATCACAGAGGGTCTGCTCTATACGGGCTCGGACGACGGCCTGATCCACGCCTCCACTGACGGTGGGCAGACGTGGACCCGCGCTGCGCCGCTTCCCGGGGTGCCCGAGCGCTCGTTCATCAACAAGGTCGAGGCGGACCTGCATTCGTCGGGCACGGTCTTCGCGCTTGCCGACGCGCACAAACAGGGCGACTACAGCCCCTACGTGTTCGAGAGCACGGACAACGGGGCGAGCTGGACGTCGATCCGGGGGGATTTGCCGGACGGCACGATCCTCTGGGCCATCCAGCAGGATCATGTGATCCCCGATCTGCTCTTTCTGGCGGCTGAATACGGCATCTACTTCTCACCGAACCGGGGTGAGAATTGGCACATGCTGTCGGCCGGAGCCCCGACGATCGCGTTCCGCGATATCAAGATTCACCGCCGCGACGACGACCTGGTCGGCGCCACCTTCGGGCGTGGCTTCTATATCCTGGACGACTACAGCCCGCTTCGGGAGATCGCGAACGGCGCGCTCGAGGGCGAAGGTGGCGTCATGCCCGTGCGCGATGCCTGGTGGTACGTGCCGTATGCGACCAACCAGGCCCAGGGGCGACCCACGCTGGGCAGTACCGCCTACGCCGCGCCTAACCCCGACTTCGGGGCGACCTTCACGTACTACCTGAAGGAGGCAAGCCAGAACCCGAGCGACATGCGGGAGACCACGGAGCGCGAGCTGAGGGAACGGGGCGGCGATGCGCCGTTCCCTGGCTACGAAGTGCTCCGTGCGGAGGCGGCGGAGAGCGGGGCCAGGGTGCTGCTTCAAGTTTCCGATGCGGCAGGCGATCCCGTGCGTTGGGTCGAAGGCCCTGCCCGCGCCGGCTTGCACCGTGTCACGTGGGACCTCAGGCGTCCCGCGCCGAATCCGATCGACCTCTCCACACCGAGCTTCACGCCGCCGTGGGTGACCGACCCCTTTGGTCCCCTAACAGCTCCAGGCACGTACTCGGTGCAAATGGTGTTGGTTTCCGCCGATGGCGTCGAGGAGATCGGTGGCGTGCAGAGCTTCGAGGTGAAGCCCGTGCCAAACGCGCCTCCGGGCACGGACTTCGTGGCCGTAGCGGACTTCCAATACCAGACGAGCGAGCTGTCCCGTCGGGTGAGTGCGGCAGGCGGTGAGATTACACGCGTGCGGGAGCGCCTGCGCTACATGCGGGCCGCGCTGGTTCAGACCCCGCGCGCGGATCCCGCACTGTTCGGTCGCATGGACGAGATCGGGCGGACGCTGGATGGTCTGTCGCTGCGGCTCCAGGACGACCCGATTCGCGGATCGCTCAACGAGTCGAGCGTGCCTACGATCTCCAACCGGGTCGGAAACGTGATCGGAGGGCACTGGTCGACGCGCCAGAACCCCACCGCGACGCAACGGATGAACATCGAGATCGCCCAGCGGGACTTCGCGGTGCTGGAGCTGGAGCTCATCGAGCTCATCGACGGGAGGTTGTTGGCAGTGGAAGAGGCGTTGGCGGAGTCGGGAGCGCCTTGGACGCCGGGGGCTCATTTAGCCATCCGCTCGCTCCCCCGACCGCGTATCATTCTTCCTTGA